A genomic region of Desulfosarcina ovata subsp. ovata contains the following coding sequences:
- a CDS encoding HU family DNA-binding protein, with protein MTKAELIEKIAKDADIPKTTAKAALDGIKKGLKKKNSKVTLIGFGTFRNVYRKTRMGRNPQTGEKMKIKGRSVVTFKPSKNLP; from the coding sequence ATGACCAAAGCTGAACTTATCGAGAAAATCGCCAAGGATGCCGACATCCCCAAAACCACAGCTAAGGCGGCACTGGATGGCATCAAGAAAGGACTAAAGAAAAAGAACAGCAAGGTCACCCTGATCGGATTTGGGACTTTTCGGAATGTTTATAGGAAAACCCGGATGGGCCGTAATCCCCAGACCGGCGAAAAGATGAAAATCAAAGGGCGTAGTGTGGTAACGTTCAAGCCGAGCAAAAACCTACCATAG
- a CDS encoding transposase, protein MRKKQQKQMPLIEPASGHPQERELEIISQIIDRTPTICDYVLQDLNEGKVRNRNAGAQGMSAEQLLRAAVVKQLYAFTYEQLAFHMDDSRALSRFCRIGIADKGFGKSALNANIKRISPDTWERISRDLLVQAKDENIDKGRKARIDCTVVESNIHKPFDSIQLFDSVRVLTRLLYKARDEFGIKVTFTPTTLLIKI, encoded by the coding sequence ATGCGCAAGAAACAGCAAAAACAAATGCCTCTGATCGAACCTGCTTCCGGTCACCCTCAGGAAAGGGAACTGGAAATCATCAGCCAAATCATTGATCGTACGCCTACCATTTGTGACTATGTTCTTCAAGATCTCAACGAAGGAAAGGTTCGTAATCGAAATGCCGGGGCACAAGGAATGAGCGCCGAACAATTGCTGCGGGCGGCAGTTGTTAAGCAGCTTTACGCTTTCACTTATGAACAGTTGGCTTTTCATATGGATGATTCTCGGGCTTTGAGCCGGTTTTGTCGGATCGGTATTGCCGATAAAGGATTTGGTAAGTCCGCTCTCAACGCAAACATCAAAAGAATTTCGCCGGATACATGGGAGCGCATCTCTCGGGATTTGTTGGTGCAGGCCAAAGACGAAAACATCGATAAAGGCCGAAAGGCCCGCATCGACTGCACCGTCGTTGAAAGCAATATTCATAAACCTTTCGATTCCATTCAGCTTTTTGATTCCGTAAGGGTATTGACCCGTTTGTTATACAAAGCCCGCGATGAGTTCGGTATCAAGGTTACCTTTACCCCTACAACGTTACTTATTAAGATATAG
- a CDS encoding metallophosphoesterase family protein, translating to MNAFTDNRLVFLHLSDIHLNGEDLGSHQDVDQDIREKLLEDLGSSDIELLDGVDGVLITGDIAFKGEAEEYKAATKWLKTLCNKAKCRHSHVWVVPGNHDVCQSSIKKSVIIQSLHNTVRKTGQPQEGLRTQLADPAAARELLRSLENYNTFADLYRCRSSPNEVAWSSRVTLNGEGDSSPAELVLNDGSELRLYGLNSALISGPEDKDVGKPNQVVGLRQVQLREHPGIVNMTLCHHPFDWLMDGDDVQDYLLAHARIQLFGHKHRQRARKIENSLVVGAGALHPNRQESDWEPRYNVIQLRIFHEDNRKLEALVYERVWMPEKTGFGRRAGSEDYPKRVVLDLQAWENTGKEVKPMTAENQSTPQVVAAAPIAPVNDRDINYDFLELSYPKRMRLLTQCHKVNDKACIACDVHA from the coding sequence ATGAATGCATTTACGGACAACCGCCTAGTCTTTCTGCATCTTTCCGATATCCACCTGAATGGCGAGGATCTCGGCTCACACCAGGATGTTGACCAAGACATCCGAGAAAAGCTCCTTGAGGATTTAGGATCATCCGACATCGAGCTCTTAGATGGTGTTGACGGTGTCCTTATCACGGGCGACATTGCCTTCAAGGGCGAAGCTGAAGAATATAAAGCGGCAACAAAATGGCTGAAGACCCTTTGCAACAAAGCAAAATGCCGCCACTCCCATGTATGGGTAGTCCCTGGCAATCATGACGTCTGCCAGTCTTCCATCAAGAAGAGTGTTATCATCCAAAGCCTTCACAATACTGTGCGAAAAACGGGACAGCCACAGGAGGGGTTGCGGACACAACTCGCCGACCCCGCCGCCGCACGAGAGTTGTTGAGATCGTTAGAGAATTACAACACGTTCGCCGACCTGTATCGATGCCGCTCATCGCCTAACGAAGTCGCGTGGTCTTCTCGTGTTACGCTGAATGGTGAAGGCGACTCGAGTCCGGCCGAACTTGTTTTGAACGATGGCTCAGAATTAAGGCTTTATGGGTTGAATTCGGCTTTAATCTCCGGTCCAGAAGACAAGGATGTTGGAAAGCCGAATCAGGTAGTTGGACTTAGGCAAGTCCAGCTCCGAGAACACCCCGGTATCGTCAACATGACTCTTTGCCATCATCCTTTTGATTGGCTGATGGATGGCGACGACGTGCAGGATTATTTGCTTGCTCACGCTCGCATCCAGCTTTTCGGCCACAAACATCGGCAACGCGCACGAAAGATAGAGAACAGTCTTGTTGTTGGAGCGGGAGCTCTCCACCCTAATCGTCAAGAAAGCGATTGGGAACCGCGCTATAACGTGATTCAACTTCGAATATTCCACGAAGATAACCGAAAACTCGAAGCTCTCGTGTACGAGCGTGTATGGATGCCAGAAAAGACTGGATTTGGACGCCGGGCTGGCTCGGAAGACTATCCCAAACGGGTGGTTCTCGATCTGCAGGCCTGGGAAAACACCGGGAAAGAGGTAAAGCCGATGACCGCCGAGAATCAATCAACACCACAGGTCGTTGCCGCCGCCCCCATCGCACCGGTTAACGACCGCGACATCAACTACGATTTCCTTGAACTTTCCTATCCTAAACGAATGCGACTGCTCACCCAATGTCATAAAGTTAACGACAAGGCTTGTATTGCATGTGATGTTCACGCTTAG
- a CDS encoding IS701 family transposase — protein sequence MLPVMRCDEHLYPVPKFDLGKGDVKDFMNELKGFHEQFYDCFQRSESREHFLKFMAGQFSPLERKSIEPIALAVKDGNVRAMQRFVSDAPWDDDKILTKYRSFVNDDLGSPDGALIFDESSFVKKGQDSIGVAKQYCGTIGKVENCQVGVFAAYVSENGYAMVDKRLFLPEKWFNGDYIERRKKCNLPEDTAFLTKPQLAVEMLNAVNQENVLPFKYVLGDSIYGISPDFIAAVESLPDKTYLVSVPKDTRCWLKRPMTITRSYRWGGKTRTKTLLVDPDSKPLTMEELARNINDYFWYRRKVSEGTKGPIVYEFTRRRVILSAEGLPQKTVWLLIRRSLGDDPQYSYFISNASSSTRLKTLVWLSGLRWAIEQCFEEAKTELGMDHYEVRKFPGWQHHMLTCMLAHFFLWHLKIRMGKKSAIYYAVAA from the coding sequence ATGTTACCAGTCATGCGGTGCGACGAACACCTTTATCCGGTTCCAAAATTCGATCTTGGCAAAGGCGATGTTAAAGATTTTATGAATGAACTCAAAGGATTCCACGAACAATTTTACGATTGTTTTCAACGCAGCGAATCCAGAGAGCATTTTCTAAAATTCATGGCCGGACAATTCAGCCCGCTTGAACGTAAATCCATCGAGCCCATCGCACTGGCGGTGAAAGATGGCAATGTAAGGGCGATGCAACGTTTCGTCAGCGATGCACCGTGGGACGACGATAAAATATTAACCAAGTATCGTAGTTTTGTTAATGATGACCTTGGTAGTCCTGACGGTGCCTTGATCTTCGACGAAAGCAGCTTTGTTAAAAAGGGCCAGGACTCTATCGGCGTCGCCAAACAATACTGCGGAACCATCGGAAAAGTCGAAAACTGCCAGGTTGGCGTCTTCGCCGCCTACGTATCGGAAAACGGATATGCAATGGTCGACAAGCGGCTATTTCTCCCCGAGAAATGGTTCAACGGCGATTACATCGAGCGCCGGAAAAAGTGCAATCTACCTGAAGACACGGCCTTCCTGACTAAACCCCAACTGGCTGTCGAGATGCTCAACGCTGTCAATCAAGAAAACGTCCTGCCTTTCAAGTATGTACTTGGCGATTCCATATACGGGATCAGCCCTGATTTTATCGCCGCGGTTGAGTCCTTGCCGGACAAAACCTACCTCGTATCGGTTCCCAAAGATACACGATGCTGGCTAAAACGACCGATGACCATTACCCGATCGTATCGCTGGGGTGGGAAAACCAGGACCAAGACGCTTTTGGTCGATCCTGACAGCAAACCGTTGACCATGGAAGAACTGGCCCGGAATATCAACGATTATTTCTGGTATCGGCGGAAGGTGTCCGAAGGTACCAAAGGACCCATTGTTTATGAGTTTACCCGTCGCCGAGTCATCCTGTCCGCTGAAGGGCTTCCACAGAAAACCGTATGGCTGCTAATCCGACGCAGCCTTGGTGATGATCCGCAATACAGTTATTTCATCAGCAATGCATCATCGAGCACGAGGCTGAAAACACTCGTATGGCTCAGCGGTCTGCGTTGGGCAATCGAACAGTGTTTTGAGGAGGCCAAAACCGAGTTGGGCATGGATCACTACGAGGTGCGCAAGTTTCCTGGATGGCAGCACCACATGTTAACGTGCATGCTGGCCCATTTTTTCCTCTGGCACCTGAAAATCAGGATGGGAAAAAAAAGCGCCATCTATTACGCTGTCGCAGCTTAA
- a CDS encoding FAD-dependent oxidoreductase produces the protein MSYEAQTTDFRVKLSNFSQEKKICRLSDESEIGFEKLIFATGSNPAKPQWLKGLDLNNVFFIPKNKEYLDKQIAEIEGCDKVVVVGGGFIGVEMADEIAKSGKDVTIVELLPNVLSLAFDKGLAILAEKALISRGVKVTCGKGVKKILGDRSVSGVLLDDGEIIEANAVILSVGYQPNTALAQEAGLKINEMGFIKVNEYMRTDHPDILAVGDCAEKFSFVTRTPKLTMLASTSCAEARIAGMNLYKLSTVRSFTGTISIFCTAIGDDAFGAAGVTENLANERGFEILTGLFEGVDRHPATLPGTHKQIIKLIASLDSGIILGGEMFGGKSTGELINLIGFMIQNSMTVDALLTSQIGTHPLLTAAPTAYPLIKAAESIAKKRNKYLH, from the coding sequence ATGAGTTACGAAGCTCAAACGACCGATTTCCGGGTCAAACTGTCAAACTTCAGTCAGGAAAAAAAGATCTGCAGATTGTCAGATGAATCGGAAATCGGTTTTGAAAAGCTTATTTTTGCAACCGGATCGAACCCCGCCAAGCCTCAATGGCTGAAAGGCTTGGACCTGAACAATGTTTTTTTTATCCCCAAGAATAAAGAATACTTAGATAAACAAATAGCTGAAATAGAGGGATGTGATAAAGTGGTGGTGGTTGGGGGAGGTTTCATTGGGGTTGAAATGGCAGACGAGATTGCTAAATCCGGAAAGGATGTCACAATCGTCGAGCTATTGCCCAATGTGTTAAGCCTTGCCTTCGATAAAGGACTTGCCATCCTGGCAGAAAAAGCCCTTATTTCCAGAGGGGTAAAGGTAACCTGTGGAAAGGGTGTAAAAAAAATCCTCGGAGACCGGAGCGTATCCGGCGTATTGTTGGACGATGGTGAAATCATAGAGGCTAATGCGGTCATCCTGTCGGTGGGATATCAACCCAATACGGCACTTGCCCAAGAGGCCGGCCTGAAGATCAACGAGATGGGATTTATCAAGGTAAACGAATATATGCGAACAGACCATCCGGATATTTTAGCAGTCGGGGATTGTGCCGAAAAATTCAGTTTCGTTACCCGAACACCGAAACTGACCATGCTTGCATCCACATCGTGCGCCGAAGCACGGATCGCGGGCATGAATCTTTATAAACTGTCCACCGTTCGATCTTTTACAGGCACCATTTCAATTTTTTGTACCGCCATCGGTGATGATGCGTTTGGTGCCGCCGGTGTAACCGAAAACCTTGCCAATGAAAGAGGTTTCGAAATTTTGACGGGGTTGTTTGAAGGTGTGGATCGGCATCCGGCCACCTTGCCGGGTACTCATAAACAAATCATAAAATTGATCGCTTCGCTCGATTCCGGAATTATACTGGGTGGGGAAATGTTTGGTGGAAAATCGACAGGAGAACTAATCAACCTGATCGGCTTTATGATCCAAAATAGTATGACAGTGGATGCGCTGTTGACATCTCAGATCGGGACGCACCCCCTATTAACGGCGGCGCCAACTGCCTACCCGCTCATTAAAGCTGCAGAGTCGATTGCCAAGAAGCGCAACAAATATCTACACTAA
- a CDS encoding dodecin family protein — protein sequence MSESIYKVIELVGTSQTSWEEAAKNAVETASKSLKDLRVAEITKLDMKVEDGKVTAFRARVDLSFKYAVE from the coding sequence ATGAGCGAAAGCATTTACAAAGTCATTGAACTGGTGGGAACAAGTCAGACTTCCTGGGAGGAGGCGGCTAAAAACGCAGTGGAAACTGCCTCCAAATCCTTGAAGGATCTGCGGGTGGCGGAAATTACGAAACTGGATATGAAGGTGGAAGATGGCAAGGTAACAGCTTTTCGCGCCCGGGTGGATCTGTCTTTCAAGTATGCGGTGGAATAA
- a CDS encoding JAB domain-containing protein: MKKKDANDPVKKHVTYAYRISMIRDKAIQYEGTISNAVLGADLVYKTISSCGQDDREQLIIVMLNARNKVVGTNVISVGSITCSPTFLREVFKPAIAASASAVIIGHNHPSGTLDPSADDMLITKKIIAVAKLLDITVHDHVIVDMTSTNYYSFSDRGVMNNLKNEARRFLDQL, translated from the coding sequence GTGAAAAAGAAAGATGCAAACGACCCGGTCAAAAAACATGTCACCTACGCCTACAGAATATCGATGATACGGGACAAGGCCATCCAATACGAAGGGACGATATCAAATGCCGTACTGGGTGCCGATTTGGTTTACAAAACCATCTCCTCGTGCGGTCAGGACGACCGGGAGCAACTGATCATCGTCATGCTCAATGCTCGAAACAAGGTGGTGGGTACCAATGTTATCTCCGTGGGTTCGATCACTTGCTCGCCAACCTTCCTGAGGGAGGTGTTCAAGCCGGCCATCGCGGCCAGCGCTTCGGCGGTGATCATCGGACACAATCACCCCTCGGGCACACTGGACCCGTCCGCCGATGACATGCTCATAACCAAAAAAATCATTGCCGTCGCCAAACTGCTGGACATCACCGTGCACGATCATGTGATCGTCGATATGACCAGCACCAATTACTACAGTTTCAGCGACAGGGGCGTGATGAACAATCTGAAAAATGAAGCCAGGCGCTTTCTGGATCAACTCTAA
- a CDS encoding IS4 family transposase: MAWRLLSETCAKTVDYLKKILHSEDFVNRHKKSQKDFTRNRKLPFQTLFLYLINFIKGSYQDELDHFHKALFRLDVPVAMVTKMALCLARKKLKSSTFIEFNRHLLEFFYDNYKSVKTWHGFNLLAIDGSTLKLFKYEEIRKHFGIMKPKNGPPCPMARVSQMFDVLNKITIEAFIKPYCIGERELLRDHMLNLLPNDLLLLDRGYPAYWVFNLILSQGGNFCARISKRWKIVQSFIESGLDQDIVDINASHQSIKECSEMGLDTAPLRLRLIRIELDSGEIEVLITSLTDEGKYPKEIFKDLYHKRWPVETDYLFMKERIEIGNFSGESELSVYQDFHAKVFAKNLATILASPAQADIELESMEKKYDYQLNMTQMFSKSKDTLFLLFERPPEIVLKLIQSLHELFKAATEPIRPGRKFKREHKVSKREHHMQYKPCR; encoded by the coding sequence TTGGCATGGAGACTGCTTTCCGAAACCTGTGCCAAAACCGTTGATTATCTAAAAAAAATTCTTCACTCAGAGGACTTTGTCAATCGGCACAAAAAGTCCCAAAAAGATTTTACACGAAACAGAAAATTACCATTTCAAACGCTTTTTCTCTATCTCATTAACTTCATCAAAGGATCATATCAAGATGAACTGGACCACTTTCATAAGGCGCTATTCAGATTGGATGTCCCTGTTGCAATGGTTACAAAAATGGCGCTTTGTTTGGCTCGTAAAAAACTCAAGTCGTCCACTTTTATAGAATTCAACCGCCATCTTCTGGAGTTTTTCTATGACAATTACAAAAGCGTCAAAACATGGCATGGTTTCAATTTGCTTGCGATAGATGGATCGACTCTAAAGCTTTTCAAATACGAAGAAATACGGAAGCATTTCGGCATAATGAAGCCCAAGAACGGCCCTCCGTGCCCCATGGCCCGTGTTTCACAAATGTTTGATGTCTTGAATAAAATTACCATCGAAGCTTTTATAAAACCATACTGCATCGGCGAGAGAGAACTATTGCGGGATCATATGCTCAACTTACTCCCAAACGACCTTCTCTTGTTGGACCGTGGTTATCCAGCTTATTGGGTTTTTAACCTCATTCTCTCTCAAGGTGGAAACTTTTGCGCCAGGATTTCAAAAAGATGGAAAATTGTTCAATCCTTCATCGAATCCGGCCTTGATCAGGATATTGTTGACATAAATGCTTCGCATCAATCCATCAAAGAATGCTCGGAAATGGGCTTGGACACAGCGCCGCTTCGCTTGCGCCTAATACGCATAGAACTTGATTCAGGCGAAATTGAAGTTTTGATCACCTCTCTTACCGATGAGGGAAAATATCCGAAGGAAATTTTCAAAGACCTGTATCACAAGCGCTGGCCAGTAGAAACAGATTACCTTTTTATGAAAGAGCGTATTGAAATCGGAAACTTTTCAGGCGAATCCGAATTGTCTGTCTATCAAGACTTTCATGCAAAGGTATTCGCAAAAAATCTTGCTACGATCCTTGCCTCTCCTGCACAGGCAGATATAGAACTCGAAAGCATGGAGAAAAAGTACGATTATCAATTAAACATGACGCAAATGTTTTCAAAATCCAAAGATACGCTTTTTTTGCTTTTTGAAAGACCTCCCGAGATTGTATTAAAATTGATCCAAAGCCTTCATGAATTATTTAAAGCTGCAACAGAGCCTATCAGGCCGGGACGAAAATTTAAGCGTGAGCACAAGGTCTCTAAGCGTGAACATCACATGCAATACAAGCCTTGTCGTTAA
- a CDS encoding TRAFAC clade GTPase domain-containing protein — translation MTDTENEITDEVPEWISLHTGDALNGDGLENIGAAHPMQVVMLLGPKRVGKTTLLAEFHNRFLCGPFAGFLFAGSLTLPGFEHRCYLSRTTSRMEKPDTRRTPLGSGVHYFHLAVRDSALNDPIRHVVIGDASGERFRTLHMNREDVLSMKPLLAAMGRTVFMVDGRHLANPVKKQQARTRARVLVRSLIETEVLGADSMIDFVISKWDYVVEHQIEDFAEAVLKEAQDSYASAVREFAIHRVSARPSIGSKLEKGFGMAGLFQAWVRPIRTPHIKLAKVPETSRSFLRNVGGQNGS, via the coding sequence ATGACAGACACGGAAAACGAAATAACCGACGAAGTGCCTGAATGGATTTCGTTGCATACGGGTGACGCTCTGAATGGAGACGGCCTCGAGAACATTGGAGCTGCTCATCCCATGCAGGTTGTAATGTTGTTGGGACCGAAACGCGTGGGCAAAACGACTTTACTTGCAGAGTTTCACAACAGGTTTTTGTGCGGCCCTTTCGCGGGGTTTCTATTCGCCGGCTCGCTCACGCTGCCGGGTTTTGAGCACCGCTGTTACCTATCACGTACAACATCGAGAATGGAGAAACCGGATACCCGTAGGACTCCTCTAGGCAGCGGTGTGCACTACTTCCACCTGGCAGTCCGGGATAGCGCTCTCAATGACCCAATCCGTCATGTTGTCATCGGCGACGCCTCCGGAGAACGATTCCGCACACTGCATATGAACCGGGAAGACGTGCTCTCCATGAAGCCGCTTCTCGCAGCGATGGGCCGTACGGTATTTATGGTTGACGGACGACACCTGGCGAATCCAGTCAAGAAGCAGCAGGCGAGGACCAGGGCGCGAGTCTTGGTTCGCAGTTTGATCGAAACCGAGGTTTTGGGCGCGGACTCAATGATCGACTTCGTGATCTCAAAGTGGGACTATGTTGTCGAGCACCAGATCGAGGACTTTGCCGAAGCTGTGCTCAAAGAGGCTCAGGACTCCTACGCCAGTGCTGTCCGGGAGTTTGCGATTCATCGTGTGTCAGCAAGACCATCTATAGGCAGTAAACTCGAAAAGGGTTTCGGAATGGCTGGCCTTTTTCAGGCGTGGGTCCGCCCCATTCGGACACCACACATCAAGCTGGCAAAGGTGCCGGAAACCTCGCGCTCGTTTCTCAGAAATGTAGGGGGGCAAAATGGAAGTTGA
- a CDS encoding GTPase-associated system all-helical protein GASH: MADMNPKFADWYSKVRPEPSNELLTTRWKCVATLQNELDSQLSARISAWVFGVSSDSDDVREILEQTFKTADASFPLSDNENLLTVLAASCLADILDKIHPAANVVALALLCARCRGARDIDGQGPLIVAPEVYLAQQSIKARENAHSGTDTLHRFRGTPAIEIPEAPDLAGGNDWNIVHQNLNSVNAYVQALSECVKQLSAGAKTFQQDTKKAAKRWKTATADSRVPVLQEETEVLWWLFAEHSDCVDKPFNEIAETARPVVFARDLAKRIKLLPPPPTSEAILKKALKAAGTNREADQYKLPDLLESLDHDWRRRHFAAHGAEIRLEYKLMPASAAAIEWNGELGQEDQWLAISKKIGLDPKTSLSLADWSAQFFYEELLAIALRPEEASE; the protein is encoded by the coding sequence ATGGCAGATATGAATCCGAAATTCGCAGACTGGTATTCTAAGGTAAGACCGGAGCCTTCGAATGAGCTTCTCACGACCCGGTGGAAGTGTGTGGCTACCCTTCAGAATGAGCTCGATAGTCAACTATCGGCTCGAATCAGCGCATGGGTGTTTGGGGTCTCAAGCGATTCGGACGATGTTCGGGAGATCCTGGAGCAGACGTTTAAAACCGCTGACGCCTCATTTCCCCTAAGCGACAACGAAAACCTTCTTACGGTCCTCGCGGCGTCCTGCCTTGCGGACATACTCGACAAAATTCACCCAGCAGCCAACGTCGTCGCATTGGCATTGCTTTGCGCACGTTGTCGTGGCGCCCGAGACATCGACGGACAAGGCCCCTTAATAGTGGCGCCGGAGGTTTACTTAGCGCAGCAATCCATAAAAGCTCGAGAGAATGCGCACAGTGGAACCGATACACTCCATCGGTTTAGGGGTACACCCGCTATTGAAATACCTGAAGCACCGGATCTTGCAGGGGGGAACGACTGGAATATCGTCCATCAGAATCTCAATTCGGTCAATGCCTATGTCCAAGCCCTGTCGGAATGCGTCAAACAGCTATCTGCCGGTGCCAAAACCTTTCAGCAGGATACCAAGAAGGCCGCGAAACGTTGGAAGACCGCTACAGCGGACTCCAGGGTTCCGGTGCTCCAGGAAGAGACGGAGGTGTTGTGGTGGCTTTTTGCCGAGCATAGCGACTGCGTTGATAAACCGTTCAACGAGATCGCGGAAACCGCTCGGCCTGTGGTTTTTGCAAGGGATCTGGCCAAACGCATCAAGTTGCTTCCGCCTCCTCCAACGAGCGAAGCCATCCTCAAGAAAGCCTTAAAGGCGGCCGGCACGAACCGGGAGGCAGATCAATACAAACTCCCCGATTTGCTCGAGAGCCTCGACCACGATTGGCGCCGGCGACACTTCGCAGCACACGGGGCTGAAATCCGGCTTGAATACAAACTGATGCCAGCCTCCGCGGCTGCTATCGAATGGAATGGCGAGCTCGGCCAAGAGGACCAATGGCTTGCGATCTCGAAAAAGATTGGACTTGACCCAAAGACATCTCTGTCGCTGGCTGATTGGAGCGCACAATTTTTCTACGAGGAGTTGTTGGCTATCGCCCTGAGGCCGGAAGAGGCAAGTGAATGA
- a CDS encoding single-stranded DNA-binding protein, producing MNKAILVGNLGKDIEVRYTTEDLAITNLDLATTEKIKDNSQTEWHRIIAFGKLAEICGSLLKKGGLVYVEGKTRKRTWEQDGVPRHSAEIIAYKIIALGSGANLGVNKAIYIGRLGIDPEIRYTKDGLAVANFSLATNEKKGDGYETQWHRIVALGKLAESCQRYLEKGRQICIEGRLQTRAWKKDGITRYTTEVIASHMEMLDSKMADAGALENHMIPSASMETGSMGDIPF from the coding sequence ATGAACAAGGCGATTCTGGTTGGAAATCTGGGCAAAGATATCGAGGTTCGTTACACCACCGAGGATCTTGCCATCACCAATCTCGATCTGGCAACAACCGAAAAAATCAAGGACAACTCCCAAACCGAATGGCACCGCATCATCGCCTTCGGCAAGCTTGCCGAAATCTGCGGCTCTCTTTTGAAAAAAGGCGGGCTGGTCTATGTCGAGGGCAAGACAAGGAAAAGGACATGGGAACAAGACGGCGTACCAAGGCACTCCGCGGAAATCATCGCATACAAAATAATTGCGCTGGGATCGGGAGCCAACCTCGGTGTGAACAAGGCCATTTATATCGGTCGCCTGGGTATCGACCCTGAAATCCGTTACACCAAAGATGGTTTGGCGGTCGCCAATTTTTCCCTGGCAACCAATGAGAAAAAAGGAGACGGCTACGAAACCCAATGGCACCGCATCGTTGCCCTTGGCAAATTGGCCGAAAGTTGTCAGCGCTACCTGGAAAAAGGCAGGCAGATTTGCATTGAGGGCCGGCTTCAGACACGAGCATGGAAAAAGGACGGCATCACCCGCTACACCACCGAAGTGATCGCCTCGCACATGGAGATGCTCGATTCGAAAATGGCTGATGCCGGCGCTTTAGAAAATCATATGATTCCGAGCGCATCCATGGAAACCGGCAGTATGGGCGATATCCCCTTTTAA